In Oceanobacillus sp. FSL K6-2867, one DNA window encodes the following:
- a CDS encoding YxeA family protein, which produces MKKLIGITSILLVAAVVILATVDFNRFGKENVYVQVGNPSYTDEDQLDSGEIMTSYWYELPAYNENGSAVKVVFSAQKELRQGAYLKLYVKGGNEVTSYDEVSLNEIPDKARESL; this is translated from the coding sequence ATGAAAAAACTAATTGGTATAACTTCTATTCTATTGGTGGCTGCAGTAGTGATACTGGCCACGGTTGATTTTAATCGCTTTGGAAAAGAAAATGTTTATGTACAGGTTGGAAACCCTTCTTACACGGATGAAGATCAGCTTGACTCGGGAGAAATTATGACAAGCTATTGGTATGAACTTCCTGCATATAATGAAAATGGTAGCGCGGTGAAAGTAGTGTTTTCTGCACAAAAGGAATTAAGACAAGGTGCTTACTTGAAACTGTATGTAAAAGGTGGAAATGAAGTTACATCTTATGATGAAGTGAGTTTGAATGAAATCCCAGATAAAGCAAGAGAATCATTGTAA